One part of the Marinobacter sp. M3C genome encodes these proteins:
- a CDS encoding NAD+ synthase yields the protein MSLTADQPRSPQTPGPLRVVMVQQDFLVGDIPGNAQRIIAAVRQADDHHQADIVVFPELALTGYPPEDLLLRPSLDIRVQAAIDEICGAGLAPVVVFGAPVRENGKLYNAALVMENGKIGHRYFKQCPPNYQVFDEKRYFASGFEPLVVSLRGVDVGITVCEDLWAEGPVETAAAAGAKLVLNLNASPYSQGKQLRRKALVQRKAKAAGVAIVYVNLVGAQDELVFDGGSLVADGKGEIAAEAPQFEQGLFVVDFECGETCQPVTQPLPQPLPAGAAVYQALVMGVRDYVGKNGFKSVVLGLSGGIDSALTLAIAVDALGKEQVRAVMMPFRYTADISLQDAEAQASTMGVHYDVFSIEPMYDAFMATLAEPFIGTTVDTTEQNLQARLRGVLLMSLSNKFGSLVLTTGNKSEMAVGYSTLYGDMAGGFDVLKDVAKTQVVELSRYRNTVAPVIPERVITRPPSAELAPDQKDEDNLPGYDVLDAILQRYVEQDESAEVIIAAGFDRADVERVIRLVDINEYKRRQAPIGVRVSERGFGKDRRYPITNGWKSGV from the coding sequence ATGTCGTTAACAGCGGATCAGCCCCGATCCCCACAAACACCGGGCCCTTTGCGCGTGGTGATGGTTCAACAGGATTTTTTGGTCGGTGACATACCCGGCAACGCCCAACGGATTATTGCAGCGGTAAGGCAGGCCGATGACCATCACCAGGCTGACATTGTGGTATTCCCCGAGTTGGCGCTAACAGGCTATCCGCCGGAGGATTTGCTGCTTCGGCCAAGCCTGGACATCCGCGTACAAGCGGCAATCGATGAAATCTGCGGCGCAGGGTTGGCGCCGGTTGTGGTGTTTGGTGCGCCGGTGCGTGAAAACGGCAAACTCTATAATGCTGCGCTGGTGATGGAAAATGGCAAGATTGGCCATCGTTATTTCAAACAGTGCCCGCCCAACTACCAGGTTTTTGATGAGAAACGCTATTTCGCCAGTGGGTTTGAACCATTGGTGGTCAGTTTGCGGGGCGTCGATGTCGGCATTACGGTGTGTGAAGACTTGTGGGCCGAGGGTCCGGTTGAGACGGCCGCCGCAGCCGGCGCAAAACTGGTACTGAATTTGAACGCGTCGCCTTACTCCCAAGGCAAACAGCTGCGGCGTAAAGCATTGGTTCAACGCAAAGCAAAAGCCGCTGGCGTTGCCATTGTGTACGTCAACCTGGTTGGCGCTCAGGACGAGCTGGTGTTTGATGGTGGCTCGCTGGTAGCCGACGGCAAAGGCGAGATTGCCGCAGAAGCGCCGCAATTTGAACAGGGCCTGTTCGTTGTAGACTTTGAGTGTGGAGAAACCTGCCAGCCGGTTACTCAACCATTACCACAGCCGCTGCCCGCAGGTGCGGCGGTTTATCAAGCGTTGGTGATGGGTGTTCGGGATTATGTGGGGAAAAATGGCTTTAAGTCTGTGGTACTGGGTTTGTCAGGAGGTATCGATTCTGCGCTGACGTTGGCCATAGCGGTAGACGCGCTGGGCAAGGAGCAGGTGCGTGCGGTGATGATGCCGTTTCGCTATACTGCGGATATCAGCCTGCAAGACGCAGAGGCCCAAGCCAGCACGATGGGCGTGCACTACGATGTGTTCTCAATCGAGCCCATGTACGATGCTTTTATGGCAACCTTGGCCGAGCCCTTTATCGGCACCACTGTGGACACCACAGAGCAGAATCTTCAGGCTCGCCTGCGGGGTGTTTTGCTGATGTCGCTGTCGAACAAATTCGGCTCTTTGGTGCTGACTACGGGCAACAAAAGCGAGATGGCGGTCGGCTACTCGACTCTTTATGGCGATATGGCTGGCGGCTTTGATGTGCTCAAAGATGTTGCCAAAACCCAGGTGGTCGAGCTGTCGCGTTACCGCAATACGGTGGCGCCGGTTATACCCGAGCGGGTGATTACGCGGCCGCCGTCGGCTGAGCTGGCGCCAGACCAGAAAGATGAAGACAACCTGCCGGGTTATGACGTTCTGGACGCGATTCTGCAACGCTATGTCGAACAGGATGAAAGCGCCGAGGTGATTATCGCTGCAGGCTTTGACCGCGCGGATGTAGAACGGGTGATTCGCCTGGTGGATATCAATGAATACAAGCGCCGGCAGGCGCCAATCGGTGTGCGGGTTTCAGAGCGGGGCTTCGGTAAAGACCGCCGTTATCCCATTACCAACGGCTGGAAAAGCGGGGTATGA
- a CDS encoding ATP-binding protein yields the protein MTASSTPPTLSNPSTLSTTTALAASAGDLLSTRQRGELFRVYNYYRLVLGILLIGLLLVDTTSFDGRFRQLDYFQAGVIAYLAVNAFIAVLMITGFQPSERNISVSILLDILIIHGLLVSSSGITNGMANLVIVSVAAGNIMTPGRMGTFYAALATLSSLAIALWAMLEQGKSADDVVRAGSLGIVYFVTAAALQYIAIRLRRSETLANSRAQSLAELEQINQQIIQRMRTGILVLDREGQVRLMNAAASEMLAGYTVSAQRAEAGQTTGAHLLPANLLAGFKSWLLHPQLSIAPFQPSSTSSPIQATFAHLDQNTGELVLMFLEDISRVTQQAQQMKLASLGQLTASIAHEIRNPLGAISHAAQLLDESPNMDTADQKMLAIIHRHSKRVNAIIENVLGVSRRETSAAEPINLQPWLEQFRDDFLQTHSQHEPVLIRLQVQPGVQPTARFDTSQLEQILINLCDNGLRYSELHCGKAKIEIVTGIAADGARAYIDIKDYGPGIAKENTSSVFEPFFTTDKNGTGLGLYLAKELCEANQAHLSLINTEQPGCCFRIMFAHPGRII from the coding sequence ATGACAGCGTCTTCCACGCCGCCCACGCTCTCCAATCCGTCAACACTTTCCACAACGACGGCGCTCGCAGCCAGCGCTGGCGACTTGCTGAGCACACGCCAGCGCGGCGAACTGTTTCGGGTCTATAACTACTATCGTCTGGTGCTGGGTATATTGCTTATCGGGCTACTGCTGGTGGATACCACCAGTTTTGACGGTCGATTCCGCCAACTGGACTACTTTCAGGCGGGCGTAATCGCCTATCTGGCCGTAAACGCGTTTATAGCGGTGTTAATGATTACCGGTTTCCAGCCCAGTGAGCGCAACATCAGCGTCTCCATTTTGCTGGATATACTGATCATTCATGGCCTGCTGGTCAGCAGTTCCGGCATCACCAATGGCATGGCAAACCTGGTGATCGTATCAGTCGCCGCCGGCAACATCATGACACCGGGGCGCATGGGTACATTTTACGCTGCTTTAGCCACTCTCAGTTCACTGGCCATTGCACTTTGGGCGATGCTGGAACAGGGCAAAAGCGCCGATGACGTGGTGCGGGCCGGGTCATTGGGTATTGTTTATTTTGTGACCGCCGCCGCTTTGCAATACATTGCCATCCGCCTGCGCCGCAGCGAAACTCTTGCCAACAGCCGTGCCCAAAGTCTTGCCGAGCTGGAGCAGATCAATCAGCAAATCATTCAGCGCATGCGCACCGGTATACTGGTGCTAGACCGTGAAGGCCAGGTTCGCCTGATGAACGCCGCTGCCAGCGAAATGCTGGCGGGGTATACAGTTTCTGCGCAGCGAGCAGAGGCCGGACAAACAACTGGCGCGCACCTTCTGCCCGCAAACCTACTAGCCGGATTCAAAAGCTGGCTGCTGCATCCGCAACTAAGCATCGCACCCTTTCAGCCCTCAAGCACGTCCTCACCCATACAAGCTACGTTTGCCCACCTGGACCAAAACACCGGCGAACTAGTGTTGATGTTTCTGGAAGACATCAGCCGCGTAACCCAGCAGGCGCAACAAATGAAGCTCGCCTCACTGGGCCAGTTAACGGCCAGCATCGCCCATGAAATTCGCAACCCGTTGGGGGCCATCAGCCACGCCGCACAACTTTTGGACGAGTCGCCGAATATGGATACGGCCGACCAAAAGATGCTGGCGATTATTCATCGCCACTCAAAACGTGTGAACGCCATTATAGAGAATGTGCTGGGTGTGTCCCGCCGTGAAACCTCAGCCGCCGAGCCGATTAACCTGCAGCCCTGGCTAGAACAGTTTCGTGACGATTTTCTGCAAACCCACAGTCAACATGAACCCGTGCTAATCCGCCTTCAGGTTCAGCCAGGCGTTCAGCCCACTGCGCGTTTCGACACCAGCCAGCTGGAACAAATTCTGATCAACCTATGCGACAATGGCTTACGCTACAGTGAATTGCATTGTGGCAAGGCTAAAATAGAAATAGTCACCGGAATCGCCGCCGACGGCGCCCGCGCCTACATTGATATCAAGGATTACGGCCCGGGCATTGCCAAAGAAAACACGTCGTCTGTATTCGAACCGTTTTTTACAACCGACAAAAATGGCACCGGACTGGGCCTCTATCTGGCAAAAGAATTGTGTGAGGCGAATCAGGCTCACCTGTCGCTGATTAACACCGAACAGCCAGGGTGCTGCTTTCGCATTATGTTCGCCCATCCCGGGCGTATAATCTAA
- a CDS encoding sigma-54 dependent transcriptional regulator: MTKLTALIVDDEPDIRDLLEITLSRMGLNTVTAGTLAGGIAGMQKHTPNLCLTDMNLPDGKGIELVQWIQQHSPNTPVAVITAYGSMDIAIESLKAGAFDFVSKPVELPRLRELVNTALKLAQSPEPAPEDNSDPGLLLGNSAQIQTLRNQARKLARSQAPVFIQGESGSGKELVARTIHQQGPRCDGPFIAVNCGAIPSELMESEFFGHKKGSFTGAVDNKPGLFQSANGGTLFLDEIADLPLPMQVKLLRAIQEKAVRPVGDSHEVPVDIRVLSATHKDLPGLVQDGLFRQDLFYRINVIEIRVPPLRERSGDIALLARHILLRIAREYECTPIALTDAAVNYLKGYHFPGNVRELENILERAFTLCDGDVIDTGDLQLGSSCSDIDSAFLTPTTELVATADPQLSEQNLGLEGYLENIERKAIEQALEATRWNKTAAAKKLGISFRALRYKLKKLGLD; this comes from the coding sequence ATGACCAAACTGACCGCGCTGATCGTAGACGACGAACCCGACATCCGTGACCTACTAGAGATAACCCTCAGCCGCATGGGCCTGAATACGGTCACCGCGGGCACTCTGGCAGGGGGGATCGCAGGCATGCAAAAGCACACGCCAAATTTGTGCCTGACCGACATGAACCTGCCAGATGGCAAAGGCATCGAGCTGGTGCAATGGATTCAACAGCATTCCCCCAATACGCCGGTCGCCGTTATAACAGCCTACGGCAGTATGGACATCGCCATTGAGTCCCTGAAGGCAGGTGCCTTTGATTTTGTGTCAAAGCCCGTCGAATTGCCGCGGCTGCGGGAGCTCGTTAACACCGCGCTCAAACTGGCCCAGAGCCCCGAGCCTGCGCCAGAAGACAATAGCGACCCGGGCTTGCTGCTGGGCAATTCCGCCCAGATTCAAACCTTACGCAATCAGGCCCGCAAACTGGCTCGCAGCCAAGCGCCTGTCTTTATTCAAGGCGAATCCGGCAGCGGTAAAGAGCTGGTCGCGCGCACCATTCATCAGCAGGGCCCTAGATGTGATGGGCCGTTCATAGCCGTGAACTGTGGCGCTATTCCGTCTGAGTTAATGGAAAGTGAGTTTTTCGGCCACAAAAAAGGCAGCTTCACCGGAGCGGTGGACAACAAGCCAGGCCTGTTTCAAAGCGCCAACGGCGGTACCCTGTTTCTGGATGAAATCGCCGACTTACCATTGCCCATGCAGGTAAAGCTTCTGCGGGCCATTCAGGAAAAAGCCGTACGCCCGGTCGGTGACAGCCACGAAGTGCCGGTCGATATCCGTGTGCTTAGTGCAACCCATAAAGATCTTCCGGGGCTGGTACAAGATGGCCTGTTCCGCCAGGACCTGTTCTATCGCATCAACGTGATTGAAATCCGCGTGCCGCCTCTGCGCGAACGCAGCGGCGACATAGCGCTGCTTGCCAGGCACATTCTGCTGCGCATTGCCCGCGAATACGAGTGCACACCCATCGCCCTCACCGATGCCGCCGTTAACTATTTAAAGGGCTACCATTTCCCGGGTAATGTGCGCGAGCTGGAAAACATACTGGAGCGGGCGTTTACACTTTGCGACGGAGACGTTATTGACACCGGCGACCTTCAACTTGGCAGCTCTTGTAGCGACATTGATTCGGCTTTTCTGACACCCACAACCGAGCTTGTGGCAACGGCGGACCCCCAACTGTCAGAGCAGAACCTGGGCCTTGAGGGATATCTGGAGAACATAGAGCGCAAGGCTATTGAGCAGGCGTTGGAAGCAACGCGCTGGAATAAAACGGCGGCGGCGAAAAAATTGGGGATCAGTTTTCGGGCGTTGCGGTATAAGTTGAAGAAACTGGGACTGGATTAA
- a CDS encoding GspH/FimT family pseudopilin: MKYAAHGEGFTLPELMICVAIITIVLSFTLPAFDQVVRSNKADQVRNDLLTLFNFARLEAIHQQQLITVCPLDNSGICHNDWSGSITVFIDDNKNGRLDSHELTLRRIDVDLGQWKLTKRPASRAHFQFDTIGTANGTAGSVEFCHPLFTEGGRALVISFAGRVRTSADFNGDGIEERSPGTPISC; the protein is encoded by the coding sequence ATGAAATATGCTGCTCACGGCGAAGGATTTACTCTTCCCGAACTGATGATCTGTGTTGCCATAATCACTATTGTACTCAGCTTTACCTTACCCGCCTTTGACCAGGTGGTCCGCTCCAATAAAGCAGACCAGGTGCGCAATGATCTGCTGACACTGTTCAATTTCGCGCGACTTGAAGCAATCCATCAGCAACAACTTATCACAGTTTGTCCTTTAGACAACTCGGGTATATGCCATAACGACTGGAGTGGTTCTATCACGGTTTTTATAGACGACAATAAAAATGGCCGATTAGATAGCCACGAACTGACATTGCGCCGTATCGACGTCGACCTCGGCCAATGGAAGCTGACCAAGCGCCCCGCCAGCCGTGCGCATTTTCAGTTTGACACCATTGGCACGGCTAATGGGACAGCTGGCTCCGTAGAGTTTTGCCATCCGCTTTTCACCGAAGGCGGACGAGCTCTTGTGATTTCATTTGCCGGGCGCGTACGTACGTCTGCAGATTTCAACGGCGACGGTATAGAAGAGCGGTCTCCCGGAACACCCATCAGCTGTTAG
- a CDS encoding type IV pilin protein, with amino-acid sequence MDQKHVFNGQTAWFRNRTRQKGFTLIEVMIVVAIIGILAAIAIPSYQSYVQKARRVDAQAALTEMAQAMEAAYARNFSYEEQATGPADTGTPSAAILRSSSVDFYTLTISAAAKNSYALSAAPSGAQVQDQCGTLSIDNTGQKTATKGGTAISDCW; translated from the coding sequence ATGGATCAGAAACACGTTTTCAATGGTCAGACTGCCTGGTTCCGAAATAGAACCAGACAGAAAGGCTTTACTTTGATCGAGGTTATGATTGTCGTGGCGATAATCGGCATTCTTGCCGCTATCGCCATTCCCTCATATCAGAGCTATGTACAAAAAGCGCGACGCGTCGATGCGCAGGCCGCGTTGACTGAAATGGCCCAGGCAATGGAGGCGGCTTATGCTCGCAATTTTAGCTACGAAGAGCAGGCTACAGGCCCAGCGGATACAGGTACACCAAGCGCTGCAATTTTGCGAAGCTCAAGCGTGGACTTCTACACCCTGACTATCAGCGCCGCCGCGAAAAACTCGTACGCACTGAGCGCAGCACCCAGCGGAGCACAGGTACAAGACCAGTGTGGGACGCTGAGTATCGACAATACCGGCCAAAAAACCGCCACTAAGGGCGGCACGGCTATTAGTGATTGTTGGTGA
- a CDS encoding PilC/PilY family type IV pilus protein has protein sequence MNLKRKFNFLAAFSMTLMASGYVPVSAAAPLNLANQPLFLGSTAPPLLMLNVGKDHKLYYEAYNDASDLNNDGVVDVGYKPTIDYYGYFNSYACYDYESNIFVPKSIKSDAEKTAKNKTCSNSAGSWSGDFLNYISTARIDALRKVFYGGYRSTDTNSKTVLERTHIPQDAHTWAKEYRSLGVDGYNIDDYTPLSMPPLGRGHLFGNVSYSVGGDPLLRVLPNTVFRPWEWASIERPVLGNDCVAGIGGSRVSCETSGGSSNWKIAESTLFQNLAVSYYDVPSGTNSPTSASQFDTLISNNEKPGQQVGATQNLSTIQGGLGNRDNYISVVRGDMVIPETGQYAFAVNGDDAVDFTITSPGGTDYTPLGWYGGHSACTADSCKGDYSENYSLDAGTYQVMFRHHEQTGGDSFVLYRNTNSVSSSFADYAVRVEVCKSASLLEDNCKAYSDDSNTSYKPTGLLHDYGENNSILFGLLTGSYENNLQGGVLRKNISSFQDEVNNEDGTFTDVNGIVSTLSKLRTVNFQTSNQQYKCGFITNRALANGECEMWGNPIAEMMYESVRYFSGKTSPTSVFNIAATGNNDAALGLPRPDWVNPYNPTNGQPYCAAPNIMVLSDVNVSYDSDTVPGSSFSSFTGDVTGLNVTTLSNTITANEPEVPGLHYIGQSGTVADNAPSAKTVTSLANIRGLAPEEPTKLGSYYSAAISYYGWLTDLFPDKGTETDPTNINTYAVALASPLPRINIPLSGGNSISLVPFAKSPGGAGINGAEGQFQPTNTIVDFYVESITPTSGSFLINFEDVEQGADHDMDAIARYQYDLDKDGLVTVKVDSLYAAGGIDQHMGYVISGTSKDGIYLVVHDIKDQINGEVQTYYLDTPAERAGPDADRGTAKLTLSSTRTFTASGAAAATLLKDPLYFAAKWGGFTDKNGNNIPDLTEEWDSKNNITQANTPDGVPDNYFQVTNALGLKDQLSTAFDLILTQEGSASTVTVNSGALNTNTLLFQAVFNADDWSGNVLAYPVEGNGLGAEVWKFADVLKNQLSPVDGFLANREVVTYNPAEGVGVPFTWPSDPDTLKSIDISQAQVNALRSGVTANADNYGKSLLNFIRGDQSEEGANEDGETKLEFRERQTVLGDIVNSDPLFVPAPGFFYPDNWGVSALENSKPYSDFRQTFKDREPVLYFGANDGLFHAINAYANNSDTSVGPIRTDGGEELLAYLPSLVTDDLNALSDPNYNHQYYVDGPSTYGDVFFNSNWHTALVGALGKGGQGLFALDITNPKGTVTDYPSFDEANASDLVLWEFSDADDRDMGYSYGDPVIVRMNNGEWAAIFSNGYNNTENDGISSTTGNAVLYVVNIETGALISKLDTAAGTEDDPQGLSRPNGLASPAVIDEDGDYIADTIYAGDLFGNLWKFDVSSADKANWGVAFESTDGPEPLFVAKDSDGNALPITSRPSVGSHPDPSIAPDDVIVYFGTGKYLESGDNNPSGQNTQGFFAIWDDGTQVSGRSDLLQQSIIGEASNDDFDFRLTTDNEIRWEEVVSGASTLPAYRGWFMDLINTGVETPDNAGERVVFAPIIRNDRIIFTTLIPSLDQCAAGGSGWLMEVSAISGARLPQSPFDVNDDDVFNDADLVDFDGTPLPTSGIRKAGGAEGGSGIPTPPAILDDPECPNGVCSELKFTGTSKATVESIRESSSPYSQGRQNWREVN, from the coding sequence ATGAACCTAAAAAGAAAATTTAATTTTCTCGCGGCGTTTTCTATGACGTTGATGGCCAGCGGTTACGTGCCTGTCTCTGCGGCGGCGCCACTGAATCTGGCCAATCAGCCTCTCTTTCTTGGCTCGACCGCTCCCCCGCTATTGATGCTTAACGTAGGAAAAGATCATAAACTTTACTATGAAGCTTACAACGATGCATCAGATCTGAACAACGATGGCGTAGTTGACGTGGGATATAAGCCAACAATCGATTACTACGGCTATTTCAATAGCTACGCCTGCTACGACTATGAGAGCAACATTTTTGTCCCGAAGAGCATAAAGTCAGACGCTGAGAAAACAGCCAAGAATAAAACCTGTAGTAATAGTGCGGGCAGTTGGAGTGGCGACTTCCTGAACTACATATCCACAGCGCGTATTGATGCGCTGCGCAAAGTGTTCTACGGCGGCTATCGCTCCACAGACACCAACTCCAAGACCGTTCTTGAACGTACCCACATTCCCCAAGACGCCCATACCTGGGCTAAAGAGTATCGCAGCCTGGGTGTCGACGGCTACAACATCGACGATTATACACCGCTTAGCATGCCGCCTTTGGGTCGTGGGCATTTATTTGGCAATGTTTCTTACTCGGTGGGCGGTGATCCTTTATTGCGAGTTCTTCCGAACACGGTTTTCCGCCCTTGGGAGTGGGCATCGATTGAGCGGCCGGTACTCGGAAATGACTGCGTTGCCGGCATTGGTGGTTCCCGAGTTAGTTGTGAAACGTCGGGCGGCAGTAGTAATTGGAAAATTGCTGAAAGTACGTTGTTCCAGAATCTTGCAGTCAGCTACTACGATGTGCCGTCCGGTACTAACTCACCTACAAGTGCTTCCCAATTCGATACCCTGATCAGTAACAATGAGAAGCCCGGCCAGCAGGTTGGGGCTACCCAGAACTTGTCAACTATTCAAGGTGGTTTAGGGAATCGTGATAATTACATCTCTGTGGTGCGCGGTGACATGGTAATTCCGGAAACAGGGCAGTATGCCTTCGCTGTTAACGGTGATGACGCGGTAGACTTCACCATCACATCGCCTGGTGGCACGGATTACACCCCTTTGGGTTGGTACGGAGGCCACAGCGCATGTACAGCGGATAGCTGCAAGGGTGATTATTCTGAAAATTATTCACTGGATGCCGGCACCTACCAAGTGATGTTCCGGCATCATGAACAGACCGGTGGAGACAGTTTTGTGCTTTACCGCAACACCAATAGCGTCTCCTCGAGTTTCGCCGATTACGCCGTGAGAGTTGAAGTCTGTAAGTCTGCCAGCCTGCTAGAAGACAACTGCAAAGCCTACAGTGACGATAGCAACACCAGTTATAAGCCCACTGGACTGCTGCATGATTATGGTGAGAACAACAGCATCTTGTTCGGGCTGCTGACGGGGTCGTATGAAAACAATCTTCAAGGCGGTGTGTTACGTAAGAACATCAGTTCTTTTCAGGATGAAGTGAACAATGAGGACGGCACCTTTACAGATGTCAACGGTATCGTTTCCACTCTGAGTAAGTTGCGGACTGTAAATTTTCAGACCTCTAATCAGCAATATAAGTGTGGCTTTATTACCAATAGAGCGCTCGCGAACGGCGAATGCGAAATGTGGGGCAACCCTATTGCCGAAATGATGTACGAGTCAGTACGTTATTTCTCGGGCAAAACGTCGCCAACAAGTGTATTTAACATTGCTGCCACAGGCAATAATGACGCTGCTCTTGGGCTGCCAAGACCCGATTGGGTAAACCCTTACAACCCTACCAATGGCCAGCCCTATTGTGCTGCACCTAACATAATGGTGTTGTCTGACGTGAACGTCAGCTACGACTCGGACACGGTGCCCGGCTCTTCGTTTTCGAGTTTTACCGGCGATGTAACCGGGCTGAACGTGACAACGCTGTCAAACACCATTACCGCTAATGAACCTGAAGTGCCGGGTCTTCATTACATCGGACAGTCTGGCACCGTCGCAGACAATGCACCAAGTGCGAAGACGGTCACGAGCTTGGCAAATATCCGTGGGCTGGCGCCTGAAGAACCCACCAAGCTTGGCAGCTATTATTCGGCAGCGATCAGTTATTACGGTTGGCTGACGGACCTCTTCCCAGACAAAGGCACGGAAACCGATCCGACAAACATAAATACTTATGCGGTTGCCCTAGCATCGCCACTGCCACGTATTAACATTCCGCTGTCGGGTGGAAACTCTATTTCATTGGTTCCGTTTGCGAAATCGCCTGGTGGCGCCGGTATCAATGGGGCTGAGGGACAGTTCCAGCCAACCAATACCATTGTTGATTTTTACGTGGAGAGTATTACCCCAACCTCCGGCAGCTTCTTGATTAACTTTGAGGACGTAGAGCAGGGCGCCGACCATGATATGGATGCGATTGCGCGGTATCAGTACGACTTGGATAAGGATGGCTTGGTGACCGTTAAGGTCGACTCACTCTATGCCGCTGGCGGCATCGACCAGCATATGGGATATGTTATTTCAGGCACTTCAAAAGACGGCATTTATCTGGTTGTTCATGACATAAAAGATCAAATAAACGGTGAGGTACAGACTTACTATCTTGATACACCCGCCGAGAGGGCCGGTCCAGACGCAGACAGGGGCACCGCAAAGTTGACCCTCTCAAGCACGCGGACCTTCACGGCTAGTGGCGCTGCCGCGGCAACTCTGCTTAAAGATCCGCTCTACTTCGCTGCGAAATGGGGGGGGTTCACTGACAAGAACGGTAATAACATCCCCGACCTGACCGAAGAGTGGGACAGCAAGAACAACATTACTCAGGCAAACACCCCGGACGGCGTTCCCGACAATTATTTTCAGGTGACCAACGCGCTGGGCCTGAAAGACCAGTTGAGTACGGCGTTTGATCTTATACTGACGCAGGAAGGATCAGCATCGACAGTTACCGTCAACTCCGGTGCGTTGAATACGAATACCCTTTTGTTTCAGGCTGTTTTCAATGCTGACGACTGGTCAGGCAATGTCCTTGCTTACCCGGTTGAAGGCAATGGGCTTGGGGCGGAAGTTTGGAAATTTGCGGACGTTCTGAAAAATCAGCTCTCTCCAGTTGATGGATTTTTGGCCAATCGTGAAGTTGTGACCTACAACCCGGCTGAAGGGGTCGGTGTTCCCTTCACCTGGCCTAGTGACCCGGATACACTCAAGTCAATCGATATCAGCCAAGCACAGGTTAATGCACTGCGAAGCGGTGTAACTGCCAATGCCGACAATTATGGTAAGTCTCTGCTCAACTTCATTCGCGGTGATCAGAGCGAAGAGGGTGCGAATGAGGATGGGGAAACTAAATTGGAGTTCCGCGAGCGACAGACCGTTTTGGGCGATATCGTCAATTCGGACCCGCTGTTTGTGCCGGCGCCAGGTTTTTTCTATCCGGACAACTGGGGCGTCTCGGCCTTGGAGAACAGCAAGCCCTATTCGGATTTCCGCCAGACATTCAAAGATCGCGAGCCTGTTCTCTACTTTGGTGCCAACGACGGGCTTTTTCATGCCATCAATGCATACGCCAACAATAGTGATACTAGTGTTGGACCTATCCGCACAGATGGCGGTGAAGAGTTGCTTGCCTACTTGCCATCGCTGGTTACAGACGATTTGAATGCGCTATCTGATCCCAATTACAACCACCAGTATTATGTTGACGGGCCGTCGACTTACGGTGATGTTTTCTTCAACAGTAATTGGCACACTGCGCTGGTTGGGGCGCTTGGGAAAGGTGGTCAGGGTCTGTTCGCGCTGGACATCACCAACCCGAAAGGCACAGTCACAGATTATCCGAGCTTCGATGAAGCTAATGCCAGTGACCTCGTGCTCTGGGAGTTCTCGGATGCGGACGATCGCGATATGGGTTATAGCTACGGCGACCCGGTTATCGTTCGTATGAACAACGGTGAATGGGCGGCTATTTTTAGCAATGGTTATAACAATACTGAAAATGATGGTATTTCCAGCACAACGGGCAACGCTGTTCTCTACGTCGTTAATATTGAGACAGGCGCGCTGATCAGCAAGCTCGACACCGCAGCCGGCACCGAAGACGACCCGCAGGGCCTGTCACGGCCGAATGGTCTTGCGTCGCCGGCGGTCATCGATGAAGACGGTGACTATATTGCTGACACCATTTATGCCGGCGATTTGTTCGGCAACCTGTGGAAGTTTGACGTGTCCAGTGCCGATAAGGCTAACTGGGGAGTTGCATTTGAGTCCACTGATGGTCCTGAGCCGCTATTTGTGGCGAAGGACAGTGACGGTAATGCGTTACCGATTACGTCCAGACCTAGTGTGGGTTCCCACCCAGACCCCTCTATAGCGCCAGATGACGTCATTGTGTACTTCGGCACTGGCAAATATCTGGAGTCAGGAGACAATAATCCAAGCGGCCAGAACACTCAGGGATTCTTTGCTATATGGGATGATGGCACTCAGGTTTCGGGCCGCTCAGATCTGTTGCAACAGTCAATTATTGGTGAAGCGAGTAACGACGATTTTGACTTCCGCTTGACGACGGATAACGAAATTCGCTGGGAGGAAGTGGTTAGTGGAGCTTCAACGCTGCCAGCCTATCGTGGCTGGTTCATGGACCTGATCAACACCGGGGTCGAAACTCCCGACAATGCAGGAGAGCGCGTCGTTTTTGCGCCGATCATCCGAAATGACAGGATTATTTTCACAACGCTGATTCCAAGCCTTGACCAATGCGCTGCAGGCGGGTCTGGCTGGTTAATGGAAGTGAGTGCGATCAGTGGCGCCCGGCTGCCGCAGTCCCCGTTCGATGTAAATGACGACGACGTCTTCAACGATGCAGACTTGGTTGATTTCGACGGTACGCCCTTGCCAACCAGTGGTATTCGCAAAGCTGGCGGCGCTGAAGGAGGGTCCGGTATTCCGACTCCGCCGGCGATACTTGATGACCCTGAATGCCCGAACGGAGTCTGCAGCGAGCTTAAGTTCACCGGTACGTCTAAGGCTACTGTTGAATCCATACGGGAGTCGTCGAGCCCATACTCGCAAGGCCGACAAAATTGGCGTGAGGTTAACTAA